In Glycine max cultivar Williams 82 chromosome 7, Glycine_max_v4.0, whole genome shotgun sequence, a single window of DNA contains:
- the LOC100306435 gene encoding uncharacterized protein LOC100306435 — protein sequence MEESKKRVRDESSYSPESQTQLVDSPESESQRVDSPESKIRRVDSSESQLDSVLDSEVRLQDDIFNILDDADNVPERDSVQGLDSVIKSFEDEINAPGSDSGSGDPTQEPDSGELQSNLGYLLEASDDELGLPPTVVDGEETGRVGPEMTELARLMGFEDDIPSYDAFGFGSGFAAESDGGAGGFVTVDGLFDYSDPAADVLWRSESLQAM from the coding sequence ATGGAGGAAAGCAAGAAACGAGTCCGGGACGAGTCCAGCTACTCACCCGAGTCCCAAACTCAGCTGGTCGACTCTCCCGAGTCTGAAAGTCAGCGGGTCGACTCACCTGAGTCTAAGATTCGTCGAGTTGACTCGTCCGAGTCTCAACTCGACTCGGTCCTTGACTCGGAGGTGCGTCTACAAGACGACATTTTTAACATACTTGACGACGCCGATAATGTGCCTGAGCGTGACTCGGTGCAGGGTCTTGACTCAGTGATCAAAAGCTTCGAAGATGAGATAAACGCTCCTGGTTCGGATTCTGGTTCGGGCGACCCGACCCAGGAACCAGACTCTGGGGAGCTACAATCTAACTTGGGGTATCTTCTAGAAGCCTCTGACGACGAACTGGGGTTGCCGCCGACGGTTGTTGACGGTGAGGAAACGGGTCGGGTTGGTCCGGAAATGACGGAGCTTGCCAGGTTAATGGGTTTTGAAGATGATATACCCAGTTATGATGCATTCGGGTTTGGGTCAGGGTTTGCGGCGGAGAGTGACGGCGGCGCCGGAGGTTTTGTGACGGTGGATGGGTTGTTTGACTATTCGGACCCGGCGGCGGATGTTTTGTGGCGGTCGGAGTCATTACAAGCTATGTAG